The Agarivorans sp. Alg241-V36 DNA segment TAAAGGCCCAGCTTGGCTGGGCGCTTATTAAGGGCAACTTAGAATGTAGTTTTACTTAGGAATCGTTGCGTCGATGCCTTCTACGTACCACATCACACTTGCTAGCTCTTGGTCGTTAAGTGTTTTACCCGCTGGAATAACCTCTTTGCCGCTGTTGTCTTTCATTGGGCCAGTGAATGGGTGAAATTGACCCGATTTAATCTTGGCTTCGGTTTCACTCATGGCGGTTTTTACGTCGTCGGGTAGGGCTGGGTTAACCGATACAATTTGCAGAATGTCTTCCGCAAAACCACCCCAGTAGTCTTCGGGTTTCCACGAACCCGCCATTACTTCTTCTACTGTGCGAATGTAGTGGGGAGCCCAAACATCACGCACTGAGAACATGTGAGCAGTAGGAGCAAATTGGCTCATGTCTGATGCTTGACCAATGCCCATTACGCCGCGTTTTTCCGCTGCAATAAGTGGAGCGGGGCTGTCGGTGTGCTGCAAAACAATATCAACACCTTGGTCCATTAGCGCGTTGGCTGCATCGGCTTCTTTACCTGGGTCGTACCAAGTATTTACCCATACAATTTTAATTTGCACGTCTGGGTTTACGCTTTTAGCGCCTAAGTACACCGAGTTAATATCACGGATCACTTCCGGAATAGGGAACGAAGCAATGTAACCAATTACATTTGTTTTG contains these protein-coding regions:
- a CDS encoding BMP family ABC transporter substrate-binding protein; the protein is MKLNKWISAAAFAVTTLITPASMAADEPLKVGFVYVGPVGDHGWSYEHDQGRIEMEQHFGGKVSTTFVENVPEGADAERVITQLAKSGHDVIFTTSFGFMNPTIKAAKRFPKVRFEHATGYKRSKNVSTYVLRTYEGRYVSGVAAGMTTKTNVIGYIASFPIPEVIRDINSVYLGAKSVNPDVQIKIVWVNTWYDPGKEADAANALMDQGVDIVLQHTDSPAPLIAAEKRGVMGIGQASDMSQFAPTAHMFSVRDVWAPHYIRTVEEVMAGSWKPEDYWGGFAEDILQIVSVNPALPDDVKTAMSETEAKIKSGQFHPFTGPMKDNSGKEVIPAGKTLNDQELASVMWYVEGIDATIPK